One part of the Bacillus sp. FJAT-27916 genome encodes these proteins:
- a CDS encoding sigma-54 interaction domain-containing protein, which yields MDKLTKSFNEKMDFPSTLFVTDGEGNILISNEFTALTIGMSLDDLLKSNVKDLVTAGYYDHSITLDAIARKEPISRRILTNRGFNVLSTATPIIGNDGEVQLIVTKSAKYDKGTQDEQGKISVMEERPILIDQETAYQSEDIVAESLAMKQILRVCLQIASYDSKVLICGESGTGKEVIARYIHQKSDRANGPFIKINCAAIPKSMFEYELFGYEQDAYGNGVKEKQGLIELANDGVLFLDEISEMPLDMQSKLLHVLETNELRRVGGTAPITVNGRIIAATNQDLWTLVQNKKFREDLYYRINVIPIHIPPLRNRKPDLAGLISKFLTEYNQKYNKEYILSAEEFHELLTHSWPGNVRELKNYMERLILTVPSVIAHSKDEEVGDWFAFDYFIQNNFTQFGSLKDFTAISEGRYIEQVLASCNGNATTAANKLGIHRSVIYRKLKKMEETLETIKETAASAECEK from the coding sequence ATGGATAAATTAACGAAAAGCTTCAATGAGAAGATGGACTTTCCTTCCACTTTATTTGTAACAGACGGCGAAGGAAATATATTGATTTCAAATGAATTTACAGCCCTGACAATCGGTATGTCCCTTGATGATCTTTTGAAAAGTAATGTGAAAGACCTAGTTACAGCAGGCTATTATGATCATTCCATTACCTTGGATGCGATAGCTCGAAAAGAACCAATCAGCCGGCGCATCTTGACCAATCGAGGTTTTAATGTCCTCTCGACAGCTACACCCATCATTGGCAATGATGGAGAGGTACAGTTGATTGTAACAAAATCAGCTAAATATGATAAAGGGACACAAGATGAGCAAGGCAAGATTTCTGTAATGGAAGAACGCCCCATATTAATTGACCAAGAGACAGCCTATCAATCTGAGGATATTGTGGCTGAAAGCTTGGCAATGAAACAGATCCTTCGAGTCTGCCTGCAAATTGCCTCCTATGACAGCAAGGTTCTCATTTGCGGAGAATCCGGTACAGGTAAAGAAGTCATTGCCAGATATATTCATCAGAAAAGTGATCGGGCCAATGGACCGTTCATCAAAATTAATTGTGCCGCCATACCAAAGTCCATGTTCGAATACGAATTATTCGGTTATGAGCAGGATGCCTATGGAAATGGTGTCAAAGAGAAGCAAGGGTTAATCGAATTGGCCAATGATGGAGTCTTATTTTTAGACGAAATCTCTGAAATGCCGCTTGATATGCAATCCAAGCTTTTGCATGTTCTCGAAACGAATGAATTAAGGAGAGTAGGGGGAACAGCTCCAATCACAGTCAATGGACGAATTATCGCAGCAACCAATCAAGATCTATGGACACTTGTGCAAAACAAGAAGTTTCGAGAGGATTTATATTACCGGATTAATGTGATTCCCATTCATATCCCGCCCCTCCGTAACCGGAAACCAGATCTTGCTGGCTTGATATCCAAGTTCCTCACTGAGTACAATCAGAAATACAATAAAGAATATATCCTCAGCGCGGAGGAATTTCATGAACTATTAACCCATTCATGGCCGGGCAATGTCCGCGAGCTGAAAAATTACATGGAAAGACTGATTCTCACCGTCCCGTCCGTCATTGCCCACTCAAAGGACGAAGAAGTGGGAGATTGGTTTGCTTTTGATTATTTTATTCAAAATAATTTCACGCAATTTGGCAGCTTAAAGGACTTTACCGCTATCTCTGAGGGCCGCTATATTGAACAAGTGCTCGCCTCATGCAATGGAAATGCGACCACAGCAGCAAACAAGCTTGGTATCCACCGCTCTGTCATCTATCGAAAACTCAAGAAGATGGAAGAAACCCTTGAAACAATCAAAGAAACAGCCGCATCGGCTGAATGTGAAAAATAA
- a CDS encoding aminotransferase family protein, giving the protein MEDYVFHRDLTKVYPIITHGKGVYLYADDGKRYLDGCSGAVAANLGHGDKGIAEAMALQAEKAAFVHTMRFETEVLHKLAERVAKLAPAPLNKVYFTCGGSEANESAIKLARQYFRDRGEPEKQVVIGRWQSYHGNTIGSLSAGGDIKRRQPYNGYLLPFQHVSAPHCLHCPFNRIESECESNKDWSCVHELERLVLEIGPSQISAIIAEPITGSQAGAIPPPSSYFEQVRALCDRYDLLLIIDEVMTGFGRTGAHFAIEHYGVIPDIITFGKGVSGGYSPLGGMIVHDKIVEGIIQNGHGKFVHGYTYSGHPVTVAAGVAALEKYETDDILANVNEQENHLMSGLLNLKKKFAIVYDIRGRGLFFGLELASRQDGTPFMPDERIAEKLNEKAMELGAVFYPGSGTVNGHAGDHMIIAPPLIINRDEIDELIGLLDSALQALMDSMKEGT; this is encoded by the coding sequence TTGGAGGATTATGTGTTTCACAGGGATCTAACGAAAGTGTATCCAATCATTACGCATGGCAAGGGTGTGTATCTGTATGCTGATGATGGGAAGCGGTATTTGGATGGGTGTTCTGGTGCGGTTGCGGCCAATTTAGGCCATGGAGATAAGGGAATTGCAGAGGCAATGGCTTTGCAGGCAGAGAAAGCAGCCTTTGTTCATACGATGCGCTTTGAGACAGAGGTTTTACATAAGCTGGCAGAAAGAGTCGCTAAGCTGGCACCAGCGCCGCTGAATAAGGTGTACTTTACCTGCGGGGGCTCAGAGGCGAATGAAAGTGCCATTAAGCTTGCCCGGCAATATTTCCGTGACAGAGGGGAGCCGGAAAAGCAGGTGGTAATTGGCAGGTGGCAATCCTATCACGGGAATACGATTGGTTCTTTATCAGCAGGCGGTGATATTAAGCGGAGGCAGCCGTATAATGGATATTTGCTGCCTTTTCAGCATGTATCGGCGCCACATTGCCTTCATTGCCCTTTTAATAGAATAGAAAGCGAATGTGAGAGTAATAAGGATTGGTCATGTGTTCATGAGCTGGAAAGGCTCGTACTCGAAATTGGACCGAGCCAAATTTCTGCTATTATTGCTGAACCAATCACAGGAAGCCAGGCAGGGGCTATTCCTCCGCCAAGCTCTTACTTTGAACAGGTTCGAGCGCTTTGTGACCGGTATGATCTGCTTTTGATCATTGATGAGGTCATGACGGGATTCGGTAGAACAGGGGCTCATTTTGCCATTGAGCATTATGGGGTTATACCGGATATTATCACTTTTGGAAAAGGGGTGTCAGGAGGATATTCTCCTCTAGGGGGTATGATTGTGCATGACAAAATAGTGGAGGGAATCATCCAAAACGGTCATGGGAAATTTGTGCACGGGTACACCTATAGCGGTCATCCCGTCACGGTCGCAGCGGGTGTTGCAGCACTCGAGAAGTATGAAACAGATGATATCCTGGCAAATGTAAATGAACAGGAAAACCATTTAATGTCTGGCCTTTTAAACTTAAAGAAAAAGTTTGCTATTGTTTATGACATAAGAGGCAGAGGTCTCTTCTTTGGCCTGGAGCTTGCATCTCGGCAAGATGGAACTCCCTTTATGCCGGATGAGCGAATCGCTGAGAAATTGAACGAAAAGGCTATGGAGCTTGGAGCTGTTTTCTATCCGGGGAGCGGGACGGTTAATGGGCATGCAGGAGATCATATGATTATTGCCCCGCCGTTAATCATTAACAGGGATGAAATCGATGAATTGATTGGCTTGCTGGACAGTGCGCTGCAAGCATTAATGGATTCCATGAAGGAGGGCACATGA